One Syngnathoides biaculeatus isolate LvHL_M chromosome 4, ASM1980259v1, whole genome shotgun sequence DNA window includes the following coding sequences:
- the b3galt8 gene encoding beta-1,3-galactosyltransferase 1: MRVHFFRRLVKLLTLTVVVVILPTAFVLVAKNVSVKQLSKASLPVQEDRLLSPETYTYIFNEPDACKTRNPFLVFMVPVSPQDFSAREAIRKTWGSAEENTITLFYMGVPEGGPVRTIQDMLDQEKRKYSDVIQMNFVDSYKNLTIKTMMIMNWLAINCANASYAMKVDADIFVNVFYLMKLLSSSPRNGYITGSVITNGKPRRNHNSKWHLSEHLYSENSFPPYVSGAGYVFSIDLASKLSWASRFVLRIPLEDVYVGLCLNVLGIRPVFSRIWLEFRNLFEIGNLVYDRCTFAKLVLVNGFSPSRLREVWRDFSQGYKRCWM, translated from the coding sequence ATGAGGGTACATTTCTTCAGAAGGTTAGTGAAGCTCCTCACTCTCACGGTTGTAGTTGTGATTCTTCCGACTGCTTTCGTTTTAGTTGCGAAGAATGTATCAGTTAAGCAACTTTCTAAAGCAAGTCTACCTGTGCAAGAGGACAGACTCCTGTCCCCTGAAACATACACATATATCTTCAATGAGCCTGACGCCTGTAAGACGAGAAACCCCTTCCTGGTCTTCATGGTCCCAGTGTCCCCTCAGGATTTTTCAGCAAGGGAAGCCATAAGAAAAACATGGGGTTCCGCAGAAGAGAATACAATAACACTGTTTTACATGGGAGTGCCTGAGGGGGGGCCGGTGAGGACCATCCAGGATATGCTTGACCAAGAGAAGAGGAAATATTCAGACGTCATCCAGATGAACTTTGTGGACAGTTACAAGAATCTCACAATCAAAACCATGATGATAATGAACTGGCTGGCAATCAACTGCGCAAATGCCTCCTATGCCATGAAGGTGGATGCTGATATATTTGTCAACGTATTCTACCTCATGAAATTGCTGAGCAGCTCTCCAAGGAATGGTTACATTACAGGATCAGTAATAACTAACGGCAAGCCCAGGCGAAACCACAATAGCAAATGGCACCTATCGGAGCACCTGTACTCTGAGAACAGCTTCCCTCCTTATGTTTCAGGTGCTGGCTATGTCTTCTCGATCGACTTGGCCTCCAAGCTGTCATGGGCTTCCAGGTTCGTCCTGAGGATCCCTCTTGAGGACGTCTACGTGGGATTATGTCTGAATGTGCTTGGAATACGACCTGTATTTTCAAGAATATGGCTGGAATTCAGGAACCTCTTTGAAATTGGCAATCTAGTGTACGACAGGTGCACTTTTGCTAAACTTGTTCTAGTCAACGGCTTTTCGCCTTCCCGATTGCGAGAAGTTTGGAGGGATTTTTCACAGGGTTATAAAAGATGCTGGATGTGA